A segment of the Micromonospora sediminicola genome:
GCCGCTCGGGATGATCGCGCCGACGACCGTGAAGTCGTAGCGATCGGCGAGGTAGCCGAACACGTGGTGGTTGGTGACCAGGACCCGGCGCTCCGGGGCGATGGCGGCGAAACGTCGCGCGAGATCCGCGTCCAGCTCACGCACCTTCCCGCCGTAGGCCTCCGCGCGTTCCCGCACCGCGCGGGCGTCCACCCCGTGGACGTGCTCGACGATCTCGTCGGTGAGCAGCCGTACCGCCGTGGCCACCCGCGCCGGATCCGTCCAGAAGTGCGGATCGGGCAGACCGGCGGCGTCGCCGTCCTGGTACTCCATCGCCTCGATCCGGGACCCGACCTCGACGCTGTGGACGCCCTCGGCCTCCGCCGCCTCGACGTGGCGCAGGACGCCCTCCTCGAGCCCGAGTCCGTTGTAGACGAGCAGGTCGGCCGTCTGCATGGTGTGCGCCTCCCGGGCCGAGACGGCGAAGGAGTGCGGGTCGGCGTCGGGTTTCATCAGCACGCTGACCTCTGCCTGGTCGCCGACGATCTCGGTGACGACGTCGCCGAGGATGTTCGTGGTGACCACGATGCGCGAGGTGTCGGGTGAGGCGCAGGCGGTGCCCCCGGTCAGCAGGGCGCCGGCGAGAAGCGTCACGAGGACCTTCCGTGCTCTCATCGACCGACCTCCACCATTAGATCCGGTCGGTCGGCGACCGTCAGCGTGCGGGCGGTGCGCAGCCGGTCGCGATAGTCGATCTCATGGACGACGCGGGCCTCCGGGTCGGTCAGGTAGGCGCGGTCGACGT
Coding sequences within it:
- the aztC gene encoding zinc ABC transporter substrate-binding protein AztC, giving the protein MRARKVLVTLLAGALLTGGTACASPDTSRIVVTTNILGDVVTEIVGDQAEVSVLMKPDADPHSFAVSAREAHTMQTADLLVYNGLGLEEGVLRHVEAAEAEGVHSVEVGSRIEAMEYQDGDAAGLPDPHFWTDPARVATAVRLLTDEIVEHVHGVDARAVRERAEAYGGKVRELDADLARRFAAIAPERRVLVTNHHVFGYLADRYDFTVVGAIIPSGTTLASPSSSDLASLVTAIRAHRVPAIFVDTSQPARLAEVLASEAGISVKVSALYSESLSDTDGDAPSYLGMMRFNAEAIVGGLST